The Azotosporobacter soli genome contains a region encoding:
- a CDS encoding FAD-binding and (Fe-S)-binding domain-containing protein, which produces MGLQWNARDVARLPEAYRRFYSAIQPLVGRGRIFADPIRTLAYGVDASLYRINPKLVVQVRNVSEVVEVLKQAHACAVPVTFRGSGTSLSGQALSNSVLVVAAAGWDGYSIAPGGESITLAPGILGVEANQYLKDYGRKIGPDPASINHAVIGGIAANNASGMCCGTADNSYKTIESLQVVFADGTFLDTGDPASREAFCKAKPELLAGLSALRDEIEREEELREFISRKFKIKNTTGYGLNSFVDYQDPFDIINHILIGSEGTLGFIARITYRTVVDHAHKASALMLFPDIGSACQAVMQLSRPLVAAAELIDRVSLRSVEDRPGMPEHLKTLPEEAAALLVEIRAEEREQLQSRIGEVETVLADIPKLMPISFTDKKAEYEMLWKIRSGIFPAVGGMRKPGTTVIIEDVAFPKAGLGDAVLALRRLMNEHGYQDGIIYGHALDGNVHFVFSQDFSTQEELKRYEEFMAAICRMVVEDHQGSLKAEHGTGRNVAPFVELEWGPRAYALMKRIKDLFDPQRLLNPDVILTDNPLLHLADIKAAPRTHEIVDKCIECGYCEVNCPSKNLTSTPRQRIAIQREIVSLQQSGADEARRRRLESDYEYFGEITCAADGLCETTCPVGINTGSFTKQLRADQTTVRGRKIAKFIAGNFSRVSSMAKLGLGGANLAHSLLGGVMLGGLAGGMRNLSGGHLPKWTPWMPKAGSSPAPRQEVANERERVIYFPSCVTRMMGPAKEDLDQRQLHEVMLSLFAKADYQVLLPKELEDLCCGMPFESKGYFEAANQLSDRLETVLLALSEDGKIPVVCDTSPCVYRMKRVMDKRLKILDTVEALHDLLLPRLAVTPLDKTVALHVTCSATKLGLTDKFKAVANACATKVIVPPKVRCCGFAGDKGFEVPELNESALEHLAEALPPDCASGYSNSRTCEIGLAERSGFSYQSIAYLADRCSKAKR; this is translated from the coding sequence ATGGGATTACAATGGAATGCCAGAGATGTTGCGCGTTTACCGGAAGCGTATCGCAGATTTTACAGTGCGATCCAGCCGCTTGTCGGCAGAGGGAGAATCTTTGCCGATCCGATCCGAACCTTGGCGTACGGCGTAGATGCCAGTCTGTATCGCATCAATCCGAAACTGGTGGTGCAGGTGCGCAACGTAAGTGAAGTGGTTGAAGTTCTGAAGCAGGCGCATGCCTGCGCCGTACCGGTCACGTTTCGCGGTTCGGGAACCAGTTTGTCGGGACAGGCGCTTAGCAATTCCGTACTGGTGGTGGCTGCGGCAGGTTGGGACGGATACAGCATTGCGCCCGGCGGGGAAAGCATTACGCTGGCGCCGGGAATTTTAGGCGTCGAGGCGAATCAATATCTGAAAGACTATGGCCGTAAAATCGGACCGGACCCGGCTTCGATCAACCATGCGGTCATCGGCGGCATTGCCGCCAATAACGCCAGCGGCATGTGCTGCGGCACGGCGGATAACAGTTACAAGACAATAGAATCGCTGCAGGTGGTCTTTGCCGACGGGACCTTTCTCGATACCGGCGATCCTGCGTCGCGCGAAGCGTTTTGCAAGGCGAAGCCGGAACTGTTGGCAGGATTGAGCGCCTTGCGCGATGAAATCGAAAGAGAAGAGGAACTGCGCGAATTCATCAGCCGGAAATTTAAAATCAAGAATACGACCGGTTACGGCTTGAATTCTTTTGTCGATTATCAGGATCCGTTCGATATCATCAACCATATCCTGATCGGTTCGGAAGGCACTTTAGGGTTCATTGCCCGTATCACGTATCGTACCGTGGTCGACCATGCGCACAAGGCTTCGGCGCTGATGCTGTTTCCTGATATTGGCAGCGCCTGCCAAGCGGTGATGCAGCTTTCGCGTCCGCTCGTTGCCGCTGCCGAATTGATCGACCGCGTATCCTTGCGTTCGGTCGAAGACCGTCCGGGCATGCCGGAACATCTGAAGACCTTGCCTGAAGAAGCGGCCGCACTGTTGGTGGAAATTCGAGCGGAAGAGCGCGAGCAGCTGCAGAGCCGGATCGGCGAGGTGGAAACGGTGCTGGCCGATATCCCTAAATTGATGCCAATTTCCTTTACCGATAAAAAGGCGGAATATGAAATGCTCTGGAAGATTCGCTCCGGCATCTTCCCGGCGGTCGGCGGCATGCGTAAGCCGGGAACCACGGTGATCATCGAGGATGTGGCTTTTCCCAAAGCCGGACTCGGCGATGCGGTTCTCGCGCTACGCCGCCTGATGAACGAGCACGGCTATCAGGACGGCATCATTTATGGTCATGCGCTGGATGGGAACGTCCATTTCGTCTTCAGCCAGGATTTCAGCACGCAGGAAGAATTGAAACGCTACGAGGAATTCATGGCGGCGATCTGCCGGATGGTGGTGGAAGATCATCAGGGGTCGCTGAAGGCGGAGCATGGAACCGGACGCAATGTCGCGCCGTTCGTGGAACTAGAGTGGGGGCCTAGGGCGTATGCGCTGATGAAACGGATCAAGGACCTTTTCGATCCGCAGCGTCTTTTGAATCCGGATGTCATCCTGACAGACAATCCGCTGCTGCATTTGGCCGATATCAAAGCGGCGCCGCGCACGCACGAAATCGTCGACAAGTGCATCGAATGCGGTTATTGTGAAGTGAACTGCCCTTCGAAGAATCTGACCAGTACGCCGCGGCAGCGCATCGCGATTCAAAGGGAAATCGTCAGTCTGCAGCAAAGCGGTGCGGATGAAGCGAGGCGTCGTCGCCTGGAAAGTGATTATGAGTATTTTGGCGAGATTACCTGCGCGGCGGATGGACTCTGTGAGACGACTTGTCCGGTCGGCATCAACACCGGCAGCTTCACCAAACAGTTGCGCGCCGATCAGACAACGGTGCGAGGGCGCAAGATCGCCAAATTTATCGCCGGCAATTTTTCCCGCGTCAGCAGTATGGCGAAGCTGGGGTTGGGCGGCGCGAATCTGGCGCATAGCCTGCTCGGCGGCGTGATGCTGGGCGGTTTGGCTGGCGGCATGCGCAATCTGAGCGGCGGTCACCTGCCGAAATGGACGCCCTGGATGCCTAAGGCAGGCTCGAGCCCTGCGCCGCGCCAAGAAGTCGCAAACGAGCGGGAACGCGTCATTTATTTTCCCAGTTGCGTGACGCGTATGATGGGGCCGGCGAAAGAGGATCTGGATCAGCGCCAGCTGCATGAGGTGATGCTGTCGCTCTTTGCGAAGGCCGACTATCAGGTTTTGCTGCCGAAAGAGCTTGAAGACCTGTGTTGCGGCATGCCGTTCGAGAGCAAAGGATATTTTGAAGCGGCGAACCAGCTGAGCGATCGCTTGGAAACGGTGCTGCTCGCGTTGAGCGAAGACGGGAAAATTCCGGTCGTCTGCGATACCAGTCCCTGCGTCTACCGGATGAAGCGGGTGATGGACAAACGCTTAAAGATTCTCGATACGGTGGAAGCGCTGCATGACTTGCTTCTGCCGCGTCTCGCCGTGACGCCGCTTGACAAGACGGTTGCGCTGCATGTGACATGTAGCGCGACGAAGCTTGGTTTGACGGACAAGTTCAAGGCGGTCGCCAATGCCTGCGCAACTAAGGTCATCGTGCCGCCGAAGGTTCGCTGTTGCGGTTTTGCCGGCGATAAGGGCTTCGAGGTGCCGGAATTGAACGAATCGGCGCTCGAGCATCTGGCGGAGGCTTTACCGCCCGATTGCGCGAGCGGCTATTCGAACAGCCGGACTTGCGAAATAGGTCTGGCGGAGCGAAGCGGCTTCAGCTATCAATCAATCGCCTATTTGGCGGATCGCTGCAGCAAAGCGAAGCGATAA
- a CDS encoding GNAT family N-acetyltransferase translates to MHVIRFARTPEERELAFLVRRKVFMEEQRILAALDVDELDYLEGTRHLLILTQTGDVVGTLRFRPYDSERIAKVERLAVLAPYRKVGAGRELMLYVEMAARAAGFHILCVAVQTYARRFYEVLGYQAEGETFQEADVEHIFMKKTIK, encoded by the coding sequence ATGCATGTCATTCGCTTTGCCCGAACCCCAGAAGAAAGGGAATTGGCGTTTTTAGTGCGGCGCAAGGTGTTCATGGAAGAACAGCGGATTCTGGCTGCTTTGGATGTGGATGAACTCGACTATTTGGAGGGCACGCGTCATCTGCTGATCTTGACGCAGACGGGCGATGTTGTGGGAACCTTGCGTTTTCGCCCCTATGATAGTGAACGGATCGCGAAGGTCGAACGCTTGGCAGTCTTGGCGCCGTATCGCAAGGTCGGAGCCGGGCGCGAACTGATGCTCTATGTGGAAATGGCTGCGCGGGCGGCAGGGTTTCATATCTTGTGCGTCGCGGTGCAAACGTACGCCCGTCGCTTTTATGAAGTGCTTGGTTACCAGGCGGAAGGCGAGACCTTTCAGGAAGCGGATGTGGAGCATATCTTCATGAAAAAGACGATCAAGTAG
- a CDS encoding sodium:calcium antiporter, with protein sequence MLLSYAILLISVIVIYYSCELFVNAIEWVGKKINVSQCAIGTILAAFGTALPESVVTFMAVTFNATPQQQDIGVGAALGGPLVLGTLAYAVTGFCILLFRKQRDQGLSIQVDGRKLRHDQLWFAFIFIFKLLLGITVFAFKPLTGFLFLAAYALYFYKEMRAECDLKLADMTPLTFQPNQLEPDTFRVLLQTTLSLTLIFISSHFFVKNLELLSVVWNVSPLVVSLLLSPVATELPEILNAVIWVRQGKESLALSNISGAMMIQATVPSALGLFFTPWLFDRHLWAAGIMTLVSISYLLFTLKRNQLSPKRLLVAALFYLLFSLIFFI encoded by the coding sequence ATGTTGCTTAGCTACGCGATTTTGCTCATTTCCGTCATCGTCATTTATTATAGCTGTGAATTATTCGTCAATGCCATCGAATGGGTCGGCAAGAAGATCAATGTTTCCCAGTGCGCGATTGGTACAATTCTCGCCGCGTTCGGCACCGCACTGCCGGAAAGCGTCGTCACCTTCATGGCCGTGACGTTCAACGCGACGCCGCAGCAACAGGATATCGGCGTCGGCGCTGCGCTCGGCGGGCCATTGGTGCTCGGCACGCTGGCGTATGCGGTGACCGGCTTTTGCATCCTTTTATTTCGCAAACAGCGTGATCAAGGCCTTAGTATTCAAGTGGACGGAAGAAAATTGCGCCACGATCAGCTTTGGTTCGCATTCATCTTTATCTTCAAGCTGCTGCTCGGCATAACCGTCTTTGCCTTTAAACCGCTGACCGGTTTCTTATTCCTTGCCGCTTATGCGCTTTATTTCTACAAGGAGATGCGTGCCGAATGCGACCTCAAACTGGCCGATATGACGCCGCTTACCTTTCAACCGAACCAACTCGAACCGGATACGTTCCGCGTCCTGCTGCAAACCACGCTCTCGCTGACGCTTATTTTCATCAGTTCGCATTTTTTCGTTAAAAACCTCGAGCTCTTGAGCGTCGTCTGGAACGTTTCGCCGCTTGTCGTTTCGCTGCTCCTCAGCCCGGTCGCCACCGAACTGCCGGAAATACTCAATGCAGTGATCTGGGTCCGCCAGGGTAAAGAATCTCTGGCTCTGAGCAATATCAGCGGCGCCATGATGATTCAGGCGACGGTGCCCAGCGCATTGGGTCTCTTCTTCACTCCGTGGCTGTTCGATCGCCATCTCTGGGCGGCGGGGATCATGACACTCGTCTCGATCTCCTATCTGCTCTTCACGCTAAAGCGCAACCAACTTTCACCGAAGCGTCTCTTGGTCGCCGCTTTGTTTTATCTGCTTTTCTCTCTGATCTTCTTCATCTGA
- a CDS encoding purine-nucleoside phosphorylase, whose protein sequence is MYEKVMHSVEYIKSRVANKPQVAIILGSGLGDLVDAVENQVGIDYKDIPYFPQSTVVGHAGRLVFGTINGVDVVLMQGRFHYYEGYSMQEVTYPVYVMQQLGAQQIVITNACGGINPSFAPGTLMLINDFINLFGTNPLIGRNDERFGPRFPDMSEPYKKELIALAKTTADEIGVAWREGVYAGCTGPYYETAAEIRAYAGMGADAIGMSTVPETIVANYLGMQVLGIACVTNMATGIQKGKHSHANVVETAQKASEDLCRWVKEVLGKLK, encoded by the coding sequence ATGTACGAAAAAGTGATGCATTCGGTGGAATATATTAAGAGCCGTGTGGCGAATAAGCCGCAAGTGGCAATCATCTTAGGTTCCGGTTTGGGTGACCTGGTTGACGCGGTGGAGAATCAAGTCGGCATCGATTACAAGGATATCCCATATTTTCCGCAGTCTACAGTGGTCGGACATGCGGGACGGTTGGTGTTTGGCACGATCAACGGCGTAGACGTGGTGTTGATGCAGGGCCGTTTTCACTATTATGAGGGTTACAGCATGCAGGAAGTTACCTACCCCGTCTATGTGATGCAGCAGCTCGGCGCACAGCAGATCGTCATCACCAATGCCTGCGGCGGCATCAATCCTTCCTTCGCACCGGGCACGCTGATGCTGATCAATGACTTCATCAATCTGTTCGGAACCAATCCTTTGATCGGTCGCAACGATGAGCGCTTCGGCCCGCGCTTCCCCGATATGTCGGAGCCGTACAAGAAAGAGTTGATCGCACTGGCCAAAACCACGGCCGATGAAATCGGCGTTGCCTGGCGTGAGGGCGTTTATGCCGGCTGCACGGGGCCTTACTATGAAACGGCGGCCGAAATCAGAGCGTATGCCGGTATGGGTGCCGATGCGATTGGCATGTCGACGGTGCCGGAGACGATTGTGGCCAATTATCTGGGCATGCAAGTGCTCGGCATTGCCTGCGTCACGAATATGGCGACCGGTATCCAAAAAGGCAAGCATTCGCACGCCAACGTCGTAGAGACGGCGCAAAAAGCGTCCGAAGATTTGTGCCGCTGGGTAAAAGAAGTGCTTGGCAAGTTGAAATAA